The following coding sequences are from one Sander lucioperca isolate FBNREF2018 chromosome 2, SLUC_FBN_1.2, whole genome shotgun sequence window:
- the LOC116050702 gene encoding fibroblast growth factor receptor 1-like: MLAVWLKLTTILCLSCTALSVPVSVETQAELFTLYLGERLELSCSAKDPLHAVNWTKDHVAVVDGEHARIRNDQLEIETVELTDSGLYACTTFGNHSVYFNITVDTLASSEDDDEEENKPSGSQKPLRKCADLFKLLMLLQQMVITRSPRGEPSPPMKELHFSHLYLPSHSFGHYPSVQGWLMIRPQSVRKNSSQQRSAAMAPQWAHPEKMEKKLHAVPASKTVKFRCQASGNPPPTLKWYKNGKELKRDHRIGFKVRDHVWTIIMESAVPSDKGNYTCVVENQYGSINHTYQLDVVERSPHRPVLYSGLPANRTAVVGSNVEFECKVFSDSQPHIQWLKHIELNGSRVGPDGLPYVRVLKTAILNTTDKELDVLQLRNVSFDDAGEYTCLAGNSVGISHHSAWLTVFEVTDSASDQSDNNLVLMIVVICAALLLGIIMWVLTWIIIKRNVPTNDVYEGMCGTIRR, from the exons TCTCTGTGGAAACGCAAGCAGAGCTGTTCACGCTCTATCTTGGGGAGCGTCTGGAATTGAGTTGCTCTGCCAAAGACCCCCTCCATGCTGTCAACTGGACCAAAGACCATGTGGCAGTGGTGGATGGAGAACACGCACGCATCCGCAATGACCAGCTGGAGATTGAGACTGTGGAGCTGACGGACTCTGGCCTGTACGCATGCACCACCTTCGGCAACCACAGCGTCTACTTCAACATCACAG TGGATACCCTGGCCTCATCTGAGGATGACGATGAAGAGGAAAACAAGCCGTCGGGCAGTCAAAAACCTCTGCGTAAGTGTGCTGATCTCTTCAAGTTACTAATGCTACTGCAACAAATGGTCATTACTCGCTCGCCCAGA GGTGAGCCCAGCCCACCTATGAAGGAACTCCATTTCAGCCACTTATATCTGCCATCTCATTCTTTCGGTCACTACCCAAGTGTCCAAGGATGGCTGATGATTCGACCGCAAAGCGTACGGAAAAACTCCTCACAGCAGCGCTCAGCTG CAATGGCCCCACAATGGGCTCATCCAgagaaaatggagaaaaagCTTCATGCTGTCCCAGCCAGTAAGACGGTGAAGTTTCGATGCCAGGCCAGCGGCAACCCACCTCCCACTCTGAAATGGTACAAGAATGGCAAGGAGTTGAAGAGAGACCATCGCATTGGCTTCAag GTCCGTGACCATGTGTGGACCATCATCATGGAATCTGCAGTACCCTCTGACAAGGGAAACTATACCTGTGTGGTAGAAAATCAGTACGGCAGCATCAATCACACCTACCAGCTCGACGTAGTCG AGCGCTCTCCCCACAGGCCAGTCCTGTATTCTGGCCTGCCAGCAAATCGCACTGCAGTGGTGGGCAGCAACGTGGAGTTTGAGTGCAAGGTGTTCAGCGACTCTCAGCCTCATATCCAGTGGCTGAAGCACATTGAGCTCAACGGGAGCCGAGTTGGTCCAGATGGTTTACCGTATGTCCGTGTCCTCAAG ACCGCTATCCTTAACACCACGGACAAGGAATTGGATGTCCTGCAACTGAGAAATGTGTCTTTTGATGATGCTGGGGAGTACACCTGCTTGGCGGGCAATTCTGTCGGGATCTCTCATCACTCTGCATGGTTGACCGTTTTTGAAG TTACAGATTCAGCATCTGACCAATCAGACAATAATCTGGTCCTGATGATTGTTGTGATCTGTGCTGCGCTGCTGCTTGGCATCATCATGTGGGTCCTCACATGGATCATcattaag AGGAACGTCCCCACCAATGATGTTTATGAGGGCATGTGTGGAACAATCAGACGCTAA